A stretch of DNA from Desulfurella amilsii:
GAGCTTTTTGCAACTAACCTATCCGTTAGAACACTCAAAGAAGCCATAGAGGGCGCAGATGTGTTTTTTGGCTTATCCCAGCCAAACTTACTTACAAAAGAAATGGTAAAATCCATGAATGACCACCCAATCATTTTTGCTATGGCAAACCCAATGCCTGAAATTACATACGAAGACGCAAAAGAAGCTAACAAAAACGCCATTGTAGGCACAGGCCGAAGCGACTACCCAAACCAGATAAACAACGTACTCATATTCCCATTCATGTTTAGAGGCGCGCTAGACACCATGGCCACTACTATCAATGAAGAGATGAAAATAGCTGCTGCAAAAGCTTTAGCAAGCTTAGCCAAAATGGATGTGCCAGAAGGCGTACTTAAAGCTTACGGTTTATCCAACCTCAAGTTTGGTCCAGACTACATCATACCAAAGCCATTTGATCCAAGGGCGTTGATTTATGTCTCAAGTGCTGTTGCACAGGCTGCCATTGACTCCAAGGTAGCAAGAATAGAAAATTTTGATATCTTAGAATACAAAAAAACACTGGAGTTAAAACTTGACAAAACAAGATCCATAACGCGCTACATTTACGAAAAAGCCAAGGAAAACCCAAAGAGGGTTGTATTTACAGAGACTACAAACCCAAATATCTTGCGAGCTGTACAAAATGCATTAGAAGAAGGCATATTTTATCCCGTATTTATAGGCTCGAGGGGCAGAACAAAAGAATTTGTTGTTGAAAAAATAAAAGAGTTAGGACTAAAAGAAAGCATTACAGACAAAATAGAATTCATAGACCCCATGCAAGCATCCAAAAGACTGCACTACATTCAAAGGCTAATTGAGATAAGGCAAAGAAAAGGCATAACAAAAGAGGAAGCAGGATACATTATAAACCACAGACCCAATGTCTTTGCCACAATGATGGTAAGAGAAGGTGATGCTGATGCACTGCTTATTGGCGAAACCTACAACTACCCAACAGTTATAAGACCTATTTTGCAGGTTACAGAAAAATCGCCTGCAACACCCGTTGCAGGCGTATACATAATGGTCATAAAAAACCGCATATACCTATTTGCAGATACTACAATAAATATAAACCCAGATTCACAAACACTAGCAAGTATTGCCATTGAAACGGCCAAGTTCTACACAGACCTAACAAATGCTGAACCAGTTGTAGCTATGCTTTCGTTTTCAAACTTTGGCAGCAACGAGCAGCAAGAGGCCATAAAGGTTAAAAAAGCCGTTGAAATTGCAAAATCAATAAATCCCGATCTCTTGATAGAAGGCGAAATGCAGGCAACCGTTGCAAGCGATGTAGCCCTAAGGGATGGGTTCTATCCATTCAACACGATAAAAGGCAAAGAAGCAAATGTATTCATATTTCCAAACTTAGATGCAGGAAATATCTCATACAAGCTCATGTACAAACTAGGCGGAGCATACCCCATAGGACCAATTTTACTTGGCCTTAAAAAGAGCATACATGTACTCGAAATGGGGTCTCCCGTTAGAACCATTGAAGACATGATAGCTTTAGCTGTATTTGATGCTCAAAG
This window harbors:
- a CDS encoding NADP-dependent malic enzyme, encoding MEDKSLKQEALEYHNMEKPGKIEVRYTKPFNSQKDLSLAYTPGVAEVCMQIKENPQDAYKYTTKSNLVAVVTNGTAVLGLGNIGALAGKPVMEGKGNLFKKFADIDVFDIELNEKNPDKIVEIVVALEPTFGGINLEDIKAPECFYIEDELKKKMNIPVFHDDQHGTAVVSGAALLNALEISQKNIEDIKVVISGAGAAAIACAKFYVSLGVKKENIIMVDSKGVIYEGRTEGMNPYKELFATNLSVRTLKEAIEGADVFFGLSQPNLLTKEMVKSMNDHPIIFAMANPMPEITYEDAKEANKNAIVGTGRSDYPNQINNVLIFPFMFRGALDTMATTINEEMKIAAAKALASLAKMDVPEGVLKAYGLSNLKFGPDYIIPKPFDPRALIYVSSAVAQAAIDSKVARIENFDILEYKKTLELKLDKTRSITRYIYEKAKENPKRVVFTETTNPNILRAVQNALEEGIFYPVFIGSRGRTKEFVVEKIKELGLKESITDKIEFIDPMQASKRLHYIQRLIEIRQRKGITKEEAGYIINHRPNVFATMMVREGDADALLIGETYNYPTVIRPILQVTEKSPATPVAGVYIMVIKNRIYLFADTTININPDSQTLASIAIETAKFYTDLTNAEPVVAMLSFSNFGSNEQQEAIKVKKAVEIAKSINPDLLIEGEMQATVASDVALRDGFYPFNTIKGKEANVFIFPNLDAGNISYKLMYKLGGAYPIGPILLGLKKSIHVLEMGSPVRTIEDMIALAVFDAQRKEKKNGNGKS